The following proteins come from a genomic window of Lycium ferocissimum isolate CSIRO_LF1 chromosome 4, AGI_CSIRO_Lferr_CH_V1, whole genome shotgun sequence:
- the LOC132052689 gene encoding transcription factor LHW-like isoform X2, whose amino-acid sequence MIMENMGFVEDVRTLISQLGCVPGVLLSDENATTEPALTSRPVYLGSSVSTEYCGRAKVVNSTSITDKVNSIQTEGFIGQTSSSLADATFQGSNITQSFADCHDDHFHKKILPEVKPYMYLNSQLTNNMIKTEVIPPNPNIWTKQQASQYIRKPPFCQESSVGSLTLDSGSIMLTEQQISAENSFAKSNLTLPNGFGASQARADHVVMSKFYENSILPSTGVTELCEESIGNGPPIGSSELKASSSYDVDRVINNHSLDGQGAEYLLDGSKRMVENDLFQALGVMLTQNEQPSSSECIQDVYSEKHECGVRNPLFDNAYGDVYVQCQSGDDLFDVLGADFKNRLLNGSWNNEQNNEPDSNTKDWIKNSSTSTISRDASSTVNQGNSDSCMFSMTGFDRILDTMVSNRSAKQSLDDNVSSRMSITNLSSSSAPNASCSYGRGGVSSKIQGEQFGSPKTLSKSGAMSSGSFRSDGSKENTGMCSQSSSIYGSTISSWVESSYDTKPSSSVSTGYSKKPDEMGKTSRKRLKPGENPRPRPKDRQMIQDRVKELREIVPNGAKCSIDALFERTIKHMLFLQSVTKHADKLKQTGESKIISKEGGLLLKDSLEGGATWAYEVGSQSMVCPIIVEDLNQPRQMLVEMLCEERGLFLEIADIIRGLGLTILKGVMETRSDKIWAQFAVEANRDVTRMEIFISLVRLLEQTAKGGAEPANAGDSFHQTASIPATGRPCSLL is encoded by the exons ATg ATAATGGAGAATATGGGATTTGTGGAGGATGTGAGAACGCTAATAAGTCAACTAGGATGTGTCCCCGGTGTTTTATTATCTGATGAGAATGCAACAACAGAACCTGCCCTAACTTCGAGACCAGTTTACCTTGGCAGTTCAGTCTCAACGGAATATTGTGGGAGAGCCAAAGTAGTGAACTCCACTTCAATAACCGACAAGGTTAACTCCATTCAGACTGAGGGTTTCATTGGtcaaacttcttcttctttggctGATGCAACATTTCAAGGCTCCAATATCACTCAAAGTTTTGCTGACTGCCATGATGACCACTTTCACAAGAAAATTTTGCCAGAAGTGAAACCATACATGTACCTAAACAGCCAGCTGACAAATAATATGATCAAAACTGAGGTAATTCCTCCAAACCCCAACATATGGACGAAGCAACAGGCTTCGCAATACATTCGAAAGCCACCATTCTGTCAGGAATCTTCCGTTGGCTCATTAACTCTAGATAGTGGCAGCATAATGTTAACTGAACAACAGATCTCTGCTGAAAATAGTTTTGCAAAAAGCAATTTAACTCTGCCAAATGGCTTTGGAGCATCTCAGGCAAGAGCTGATCATGTTGTGATGTCCAAGTTTTATGAAAATTCTATTCTTCCATCCACTGGAGTAACTGAATTGTGCGAAGAGAGTATTGGAAATGGGCCTCCAATTGGTTCTTCTGAACTGAAGGCATCTTCTTCATATGATGTGGACCGTGTGATTAATAATCATTCTTTGGATGGGCAAGGTGCAGAATATCTGTTGGATGGGAGCAAGAGAatggtagaaaatgatttgtTTCAAGCACTCGGTGTTATGTTAACACAGAATGAACAGCCAAGTTCAAGTGAGTGCATTCAAGATGTCTATAGTGAAAAACATGAATGCGGAGTGCGGAATCCCTTATTTGACAATGCATATGGAGATGTGTATGTCCAATGTCAGTCAGGGGATGACTTGTTTGATGTTTTGGGTGCTGATTTTAAGAACAGACTACTAAATGGCAGCTGGAACAATGAGCAAAACAATGAACCAGACTCAAACACAAAGGATTGGATTAAGAATAGCTCGACTTCTACAATAAGTCGGGATGCTTCTTCTACCGTCAACCAAGGAAACTCAGATAGTTGTATGTTCTCCATGACTGGTTTTGATCGTATTTTAGATACTATGGTATCAAATCGATCTGCTAAGCAGAGCCTGGATGACAATGTTTCTAGCCGTATGTCGATAACAAATTTGAGCAGCTCCTCTGCCCCTAATGCTTCATGTTCCTATGGCCGAGGTGGGGTCTCCAGTAAAATTCAGGGAGAGCAATTTGGGTCTCCCAAGACACTTTCAAAATCAGGAGCAATGAGTTCTGGTTCATTCAGATCTGACGGCTCCAAAGAAAACACAGGAATGTGTTCTCAAAGTAGTTCGATTTATGGATCAACGATCAGTTCATGGGTGGAAAGTAGTTATGACACAAAGCCGTCAAGCAGTGTTTCAACAGGTTATTCTAAAAAGCCGGACGAAATGGGCAAAACAAGTCGCAAAAGGCTTAAACCAGGAGAGAATCCTAGACCGAGGCCAAAAGATCGGCAAATGATCCAAGATCGTGTGAAGGAACTTCGAGAAATTGTGCCTAATGGGGCAAAG TGTAGCATTGATGCACTGTTCGAACGCACGATCAAACACATGCTTTTCTTGCAAAGTGTCACAAAACATGCAGACAAACTAAAACAGACTGGAGAGTCAAAG ATTATCAGTAAGGAAGGAGGATTGCTTTTAAAGGATAGTCTTGAAGGCGGAGCAACATGGGCATATGAAGTAGGCTCACAGTCTATGGTCTGCCCTATTATAGTTGAGGATCTGAATCAACCTCGTCAAATGCTTGTGGAG ATGCTTTGCGAGGAACGAGGCTTATTTTTGGAAATAGCAGACATTATAAGAGGATTGGGTTTGACTATCTTGAAGGGGGTGATGGAAACAAGGAGCGACAAAATATGGGCACAATTTGCTGTAGAG GCAAACAGAGATGTTACGAGGATGGAGATATTCATTTCACTTGTTCGCCTCTTGGAGCAAACAGCGAAAGGTGGAGCAGAACCAGCCAATGCTGGTGATTCATTCCACCAAACAGCATCGATACCTGCAACTGGTAGACCTTGTAGTTTGCTATGA
- the LOC132052689 gene encoding transcription factor LHW-like isoform X1 codes for MGYLLKEVLKTLCGVNQWSYAVFWKIGCQNTKLLIWEESYYETSTFSNIHGTSGVENPELAFQDWSACWVSGGVQNSQLLNQAGESLHLLVNKMTTDNQFNLVGEGLIGRAAVTGNHQWILSKGLSRDAYPPEVLKELCQQFSAGIQTISVIPVLPHGIVQFGSYLHIMENMGFVEDVRTLISQLGCVPGVLLSDENATTEPALTSRPVYLGSSVSTEYCGRAKVVNSTSITDKVNSIQTEGFIGQTSSSLADATFQGSNITQSFADCHDDHFHKKILPEVKPYMYLNSQLTNNMIKTEVIPPNPNIWTKQQASQYIRKPPFCQESSVGSLTLDSGSIMLTEQQISAENSFAKSNLTLPNGFGASQARADHVVMSKFYENSILPSTGVTELCEESIGNGPPIGSSELKASSSYDVDRVINNHSLDGQGAEYLLDGSKRMVENDLFQALGVMLTQNEQPSSSECIQDVYSEKHECGVRNPLFDNAYGDVYVQCQSGDDLFDVLGADFKNRLLNGSWNNEQNNEPDSNTKDWIKNSSTSTISRDASSTVNQGNSDSCMFSMTGFDRILDTMVSNRSAKQSLDDNVSSRMSITNLSSSSAPNASCSYGRGGVSSKIQGEQFGSPKTLSKSGAMSSGSFRSDGSKENTGMCSQSSSIYGSTISSWVESSYDTKPSSSVSTGYSKKPDEMGKTSRKRLKPGENPRPRPKDRQMIQDRVKELREIVPNGAKCSIDALFERTIKHMLFLQSVTKHADKLKQTGESKIISKEGGLLLKDSLEGGATWAYEVGSQSMVCPIIVEDLNQPRQMLVEMLCEERGLFLEIADIIRGLGLTILKGVMETRSDKIWAQFAVEANRDVTRMEIFISLVRLLEQTAKGGAEPANAGDSFHQTASIPATGRPCSLL; via the exons GCTTTTAATTTGGGAAGAATCTTATTATGAAACTTCAACATTCTCTAATATTCATGGAACCTCTGGAGTTGAGAATCCAGAACTAGCTTTCCAAGATTGGAGTGCTTGTTGGGTTTCTGGCGGGGTTCAAAATTCTCAGCTTCTGAATCAAGCAGGGGAGAGCTTGCATTTGCTTGTAAACAAAATGACGACGGACAATCAGTTCAATCTAGTAGGAGAAGG ACTAATTGGCCGGGCTGCAGTCACGGGAAACCATCAGTGGATTCTTTCGAAGGGTTTAAGTCGAGACGCTTATCCACCAGAG GTTTTGAAAGAGCTTTGTCAACAATTTTCAGCTGGCATACAG ACAATTTCAGTTATTCCTGTTCTTCCTCATGGCATTGTTCAATTTGGTTCATACTTGCAC ATAATGGAGAATATGGGATTTGTGGAGGATGTGAGAACGCTAATAAGTCAACTAGGATGTGTCCCCGGTGTTTTATTATCTGATGAGAATGCAACAACAGAACCTGCCCTAACTTCGAGACCAGTTTACCTTGGCAGTTCAGTCTCAACGGAATATTGTGGGAGAGCCAAAGTAGTGAACTCCACTTCAATAACCGACAAGGTTAACTCCATTCAGACTGAGGGTTTCATTGGtcaaacttcttcttctttggctGATGCAACATTTCAAGGCTCCAATATCACTCAAAGTTTTGCTGACTGCCATGATGACCACTTTCACAAGAAAATTTTGCCAGAAGTGAAACCATACATGTACCTAAACAGCCAGCTGACAAATAATATGATCAAAACTGAGGTAATTCCTCCAAACCCCAACATATGGACGAAGCAACAGGCTTCGCAATACATTCGAAAGCCACCATTCTGTCAGGAATCTTCCGTTGGCTCATTAACTCTAGATAGTGGCAGCATAATGTTAACTGAACAACAGATCTCTGCTGAAAATAGTTTTGCAAAAAGCAATTTAACTCTGCCAAATGGCTTTGGAGCATCTCAGGCAAGAGCTGATCATGTTGTGATGTCCAAGTTTTATGAAAATTCTATTCTTCCATCCACTGGAGTAACTGAATTGTGCGAAGAGAGTATTGGAAATGGGCCTCCAATTGGTTCTTCTGAACTGAAGGCATCTTCTTCATATGATGTGGACCGTGTGATTAATAATCATTCTTTGGATGGGCAAGGTGCAGAATATCTGTTGGATGGGAGCAAGAGAatggtagaaaatgatttgtTTCAAGCACTCGGTGTTATGTTAACACAGAATGAACAGCCAAGTTCAAGTGAGTGCATTCAAGATGTCTATAGTGAAAAACATGAATGCGGAGTGCGGAATCCCTTATTTGACAATGCATATGGAGATGTGTATGTCCAATGTCAGTCAGGGGATGACTTGTTTGATGTTTTGGGTGCTGATTTTAAGAACAGACTACTAAATGGCAGCTGGAACAATGAGCAAAACAATGAACCAGACTCAAACACAAAGGATTGGATTAAGAATAGCTCGACTTCTACAATAAGTCGGGATGCTTCTTCTACCGTCAACCAAGGAAACTCAGATAGTTGTATGTTCTCCATGACTGGTTTTGATCGTATTTTAGATACTATGGTATCAAATCGATCTGCTAAGCAGAGCCTGGATGACAATGTTTCTAGCCGTATGTCGATAACAAATTTGAGCAGCTCCTCTGCCCCTAATGCTTCATGTTCCTATGGCCGAGGTGGGGTCTCCAGTAAAATTCAGGGAGAGCAATTTGGGTCTCCCAAGACACTTTCAAAATCAGGAGCAATGAGTTCTGGTTCATTCAGATCTGACGGCTCCAAAGAAAACACAGGAATGTGTTCTCAAAGTAGTTCGATTTATGGATCAACGATCAGTTCATGGGTGGAAAGTAGTTATGACACAAAGCCGTCAAGCAGTGTTTCAACAGGTTATTCTAAAAAGCCGGACGAAATGGGCAAAACAAGTCGCAAAAGGCTTAAACCAGGAGAGAATCCTAGACCGAGGCCAAAAGATCGGCAAATGATCCAAGATCGTGTGAAGGAACTTCGAGAAATTGTGCCTAATGGGGCAAAG TGTAGCATTGATGCACTGTTCGAACGCACGATCAAACACATGCTTTTCTTGCAAAGTGTCACAAAACATGCAGACAAACTAAAACAGACTGGAGAGTCAAAG ATTATCAGTAAGGAAGGAGGATTGCTTTTAAAGGATAGTCTTGAAGGCGGAGCAACATGGGCATATGAAGTAGGCTCACAGTCTATGGTCTGCCCTATTATAGTTGAGGATCTGAATCAACCTCGTCAAATGCTTGTGGAG ATGCTTTGCGAGGAACGAGGCTTATTTTTGGAAATAGCAGACATTATAAGAGGATTGGGTTTGACTATCTTGAAGGGGGTGATGGAAACAAGGAGCGACAAAATATGGGCACAATTTGCTGTAGAG GCAAACAGAGATGTTACGAGGATGGAGATATTCATTTCACTTGTTCGCCTCTTGGAGCAAACAGCGAAAGGTGGAGCAGAACCAGCCAATGCTGGTGATTCATTCCACCAAACAGCATCGATACCTGCAACTGGTAGACCTTGTAGTTTGCTATGA